A genomic window from Lineus longissimus chromosome 17, tnLinLong1.2, whole genome shotgun sequence includes:
- the LOC135501023 gene encoding ankyrin repeat and SOCS box protein 13-like: MPIPRMFRNDSVDPELTNYNPRLAQIFVIKEVASKFFICDIDGAIDDGYPNMHVTKRLRPLHIAAFHNSVERVSKLVSAGARIDAIDEVGYTPLHYCTIFGCVDALEELLRLGARVDFDQSSLPACKQTKAEQPIRLAMECNQAKCADILLKHGAKPDTEYFRGSEINLVALEYIDCLEILLKHGAKPDVYNKLGQTPLMKACKECNVSAVKLLLQYGASVNLKFQRFDKKSVLFYAIFGGNPEIVKLLLDAGADASLPVDSTTSPLSMAVHHSYAAMSKYQICQMLLRHGADVDAIDQTFHCSALSTACGRKNVPAKLVRLLLEYGANVNYTDGVSPSPLVKYLLTSRESYDFDVVHTLIKYGAIVHITSPGSDSSQGDPFSVLSGMFNVQNDEDILDILYNATEVLNLDMSLYSRDGLSRVLWRLAREGVSRAASNPHGLKNSVRLLLRKVLRNCGSHLLTEVERLPLPNILKSYILFEAQ, encoded by the coding sequence ATGCCTATTCCACGGATGTTCAGAAACGACAGTGTTGATCCAGAGCTCACCAACTACAACCCACGCTTAGCTCAGATCTTCGTCATCAAAGAAGTTGCCTCAAAATTCTTCATTTGTGACATCGACGGAGCAATTGATGATGGGTATCCGAACATGCACGTTACGAAGCGGCTGCGTCCATTACATATAGCAGCGTTTCATAACAGTGTCGAACGTGTGTCTAAGTTGGTGTCTGCTGGTGCCAGAATCGATGCCATCGATGAAGTGGGTTACACTCCTCTGCACTACTGTACCATATTTGGGTGTGTGGATGCCCTGGAAGAACTCCTTCGGTTGGGTGCTCGCgttgattttgatcaaagttCTCTCCCCGCCTGTAAGCAGACAAAAGCGGAGCAGCCAATACGTCTAGCAATGGAATGCAACCAAGCAAAATGTGCAGACATTTTACTCAAACACGGTGCAAAACCTGACACTGAGTATTTCAGAGGATCTGAAATCAACTTAGTCGCCCTGGAGTACATTGACTGCTTGGAAATCCTCCTCAAACATGGAGCAAAACCTGATGTTTACAATAAACTAGGGCAGACCCCTCTGATGAAGGCCTGTAAGGAATGCAACGTCTCTGCTGTGAAACTTCTGCTACAATATGGTGCAAGTGTTAATCTCAAATTTCAGCGCTTTGACAAAAAGTCTGTGCTCTTTTATGCAATTTTTGGTGGCAATCCTGAGATTGTGAAACTTCTACTTGATGCTGGGGCAGATGCCTCTCTCCCCGTTGACAGTACAACTAGTCCGTTGTCAATGGCAGTGCATCACAGTTATGCCGCAATGAGCAAGTATCAGATCTGCCAAATGTTGTTGCGCCATGGTGCCGACGTTGATGCCATTGACCAAACATTTCACTGTTCCGCGTTGAGCACAGCTTGCGGACGGAAGAATGTCCCGGCGAAGTTAGTGAGGCTGCTGCTAGAATATGGCGCCAATGTAAACTACACCGATGGAGTAAGCCCATCGCCTTTGGTGAAATATTTGTTGACCTCACGCGAGTCTTATGACTTTGATGTAGTTCACACTTTGATCAAGTATGGTGCCATTGTGCATATTACATCACCTGGGTCGGACTCTTCTCAGGGTGATCCCTTCAGCGTCCTCAGTGGGATGTTTAATGTTcaaaatgatgaagacattttgGATATTCTGTATAATGCAACTGAGGTTCTCAATTTGGACATGTCTTTGTACTCAAGAGATGGGCTTAGTCGAGTTTTGTGGCGTTTGGCCAGAGAGGGTGTGTCCAGGGCGGCATCTAATCCACATGGTCTAAAGAATTCTGTTCGGTTACTCTTGAGAAAGGTTCTACGCAACTGTGGCAGCCACCTGCTCACTGAAGTGGAAAGGCTTCCACTCCCAAATATCCTCAAGTCATATATCCTTTTTGAAGCCCAGTAA
- the LOC135501150 gene encoding ankyrin-2-like yields MAESADDADKPVENHPLAGDTSAWSNIQILLRDLIIFRSPLKDIDVALDCGGAVNGPIIKGLRPLHYAVYDNNVDCAAHLLEKGADIDIADAIDYRPVHIAAKHGSFECLKLLIEQGAQLNFVNDTTQSLDAQALGYLSIEPINLAISNNHINCTRLLLENGVSPNNRYFLGNEINVIPLENLKCLELLLEFGANPNSLSRSGYTPLMTACKEQNLDAVKTLLEYKADIDFKSLARFDEKRALYFAILGGNVDLTTLLLEHGAYKRCIGRNTHALTFAVSCGLLEICKLLLAHGANVKECNEDGLTPLLAACTTHDCQKEIIALLLQHGADPNVHCELAAYDLPSLTPLYEYFVYQRKPSLDITQLLLRYGARISFRQATRNCLIKDPFGFLTHFPKLLEREELLDLILSASESFSPSAIIVSPDLKDEEKGILLSLAVPVRLKHLARLSIRTATGLVFPEKVERLPLPTLLKSYLLYDVY; encoded by the coding sequence ATGGCCGAATCCGCGGATGATGCTGACAAACCGGTGGAGAATCATCCATTAGCAGGCGATACAAGTGCATGGTCAAACATCCAAATACTCCTCCGGGACTTGATCATCTTCCGTTCTCCTCTCAAGGACATTGATGTTGCTCTTGATTGTGGTGGCGCTGTTAATGGGCCGATCATAAAAGGACTTCGACCTCTACATTACGCTGTCTATGACAACAATGTTGATTGTGCTGCACATCTTTTAGAAAAGGGTGCAGATATTGATATAGCTGACGCCATAGATTACAGACCTGTCCACATTGCAGCTAAACATGGCAGCTTTGAGTGCCTGAAACTTTTGATAGAACAAGGGGCGCAATTGAATTTCGTCAACGATACTACTCAATCTTTAGATGCTCAGGCTTTGGGATATCTTAGCATTGAACCAATAAATTTAGCAATCTCGAACAATCACATCAACTGCACCAGGTTGTTGCTCGAGAATGGTGTATCCCCAAACAACAGATACTTTCTAGGTAATGAGATAAACGTTATTCCTCTGGAGAACCTCAAGTGTCTGGAACTGCTGTTGGAATTTGGTGCAAATCCTAACTCTCTCTCACGGAGCGGTTACACACCTTTGATGACAGCATGCAAAGAACAAAACCTGGACGCAGTGAAAACACTCCTCGAATACAAGGCCGACATTGATTTCAAATCACTGGCAAGATTTGATGAAAAGAGAGCATTGTACTTTGCTATTTTGGGAGGTAATGTTGACCTAACCACTCTTTTATTAGAACATGGTGCTTACAAGCGGTGCATCGGCAGAAACACCCACGCTCTGACTTTTGCCGTCTCCTGTGGTCTTCTGGAAATATGCAAACTGCTCCTGGCACACGGTGCCAATGTAAAAGAGTGTAATGAAGATGGCCTGACCCCTCTCCTAGCTGCATGCACAACGCACGACTGTCAGAAAGAGATCATTGCCTTACTCCTCCAGCACGGTGCTGATCCCAATGTCCATTGTGAGCTTGCAGCCTATGACTTGCCGTCCTTGACACCGCTGTATGAATACTTCGTCTACCAGAGAAAACCTTCATTAGACATTACTCAGCTGCTTCTAAGGTACGGCGCTCGGATATCCTTTAGACAAGCGACGAGGAACTGCTTGATTAAGGATCCATTCGGATTCCTGACACATTTCCCAAAGTTACTAGAACGTGAAGAACTCTTAGATCTGATATTGAGTGCCTCCGAAAGTTTCTCCCCATCAGCTATAATAGTCTCTCCGGACTTAAAGGACGAAGAGAAGGGCATTCTCCTCTCGCTTGCTGTACCAGTGAGGTTGAAACATCTTGCAAGGTTGTCCATACGAACCGCTACTGGTCTTGTCTTCCCAGAAAAGGTGGAGCGATTACCATTGCCGACCCTGCTGAAGTCCTACCTACTTTACGACGTTTATTGA